One Desulfonatronum sp. SC1 genomic region harbors:
- a CDS encoding AAA family ATPase — MLANKDFSRSPASQANEGAVAPKPKTRTIAIASGKGGAGKTSVAACLAWILAERGKRVCLVDVDLGLSNVDVLLGISPSHSLEDVIVNDLPIQQAITTVRPGLDVISGGSGITALTALTKAKRIEFLKKIRSLDSYDFLLLDNAPGVHRQVVAFCLAAREQIIVLNPEPTSVTDGYALLKVLRQNGLRRPPYILLNRVKQDFDQATLVKRFAAVCKKHLGALILPLGGIPEDPVFHAASTRSVLPVAFRPQAPSSLALARVANLIVKRMAPDTLHSHVHGFWAESLFTMFQGLHLPVESPAAKPMPATPSEPSETQTRPAAREVLQRLEQVVTELADTMDKGTGQGQAVPSEDFSEIAKRLAFVANRLQHIAETWSRAGASTPN; from the coding sequence ATGCTTGCCAACAAAGATTTTTCTCGCTCTCCTGCCTCTCAAGCCAACGAAGGTGCCGTTGCCCCCAAGCCCAAAACCCGGACCATCGCCATTGCCAGCGGCAAGGGTGGGGCCGGTAAGACTTCCGTGGCGGCTTGTCTGGCTTGGATTCTCGCGGAGCGAGGGAAAAGGGTTTGTCTGGTGGACGTGGATCTCGGGCTTTCCAACGTGGATGTGCTCTTGGGGATTTCGCCCAGCCATAGCCTGGAAGACGTCATTGTCAACGACCTTCCCATTCAACAGGCCATAACCACTGTGCGGCCCGGTCTGGACGTCATTTCCGGAGGATCCGGCATCACCGCCCTTACAGCGTTGACCAAGGCAAAGAGGATAGAATTTTTAAAGAAAATTAGATCATTGGACAGTTATGACTTTCTACTTCTGGACAATGCGCCGGGTGTTCACAGACAGGTTGTCGCCTTTTGTCTGGCCGCCCGGGAACAGATTATCGTTCTCAATCCAGAGCCGACTTCCGTAACCGACGGTTACGCACTGCTTAAGGTTCTTCGGCAGAACGGACTTCGCCGACCGCCGTATATCCTGCTCAACAGGGTCAAGCAGGACTTTGATCAGGCAACGCTGGTCAAACGTTTCGCCGCTGTTTGCAAAAAGCACTTGGGAGCGCTGATTCTCCCGCTGGGCGGCATTCCCGAAGATCCCGTCTTTCATGCTGCCTCGACCCGCTCCGTTCTCCCCGTCGCCTTCCGGCCCCAGGCTCCGAGTTCGCTGGCCCTGGCGCGGGTCGCCAACCTGATCGTCAAGCGCATGGCCCCGGATACCTTGCATTCCCATGTTCACGGCTTCTGGGCCGAATCGCTGTTCACGATGTTTCAAGGCCTGCATCTGCCCGTGGAAAGCCCCGCGGCCAAGCCGATGCCTGCCACGCCCTCGGAACCTTCCGAGACGCAAACGCGACCTGCCGCACGGGAAGTGCTCCAGCGCCTGGAACAGGTGGTGACGGAACTGGCCGACACGATGGACAAGGGCACGGGCCAAGGACAAGCCGTTCCATCCGAGGATTTCTCCGAAATAGCCAAACGCCTGGCCTTTGTGGCCAACCGCTTGCAACACATCGCGGAAACCTGGAGCAGGGCAGGCGCCTCAACACCTAACTGA
- the xerD gene encoding site-specific tyrosine recombinase XerD translates to MPSLPSPPPSSPALHPWMDRFLEYILVEKGLAENSVAAYTTDLESLQRFLSPEGLELERFSSQHALLYLLHLRQAGLQNRSLARHLATLRGLFAFLVRERLIAESPLEKLENPKLPRHLPDVLGREEVTALLAQPNLNDKLGFRDRTMLDLLYAAGLRVSELIGLRPGDVDLQAGLLRVFGKGRKERVVPMHASAGKYLDIYIQNWRPAFRPKTDVLFLNRSGKGLTRQGVWKLIKAYAQKAGIRQPISPHTLRHSFATHLLEGGADLRTVQILLGHADILATEIYTHVQTSRLKSQHQKHHPRSRSTTSQPQPKHPPRTTPPPTPKT, encoded by the coding sequence ATGCCTTCCCTCCCCTCGCCTCCACCCTCTTCCCCAGCCCTGCATCCCTGGATGGATCGTTTTCTGGAATACATCCTGGTGGAAAAGGGGCTTGCGGAAAACAGCGTGGCCGCCTACACCACGGACCTGGAGTCTCTGCAACGCTTTCTAAGCCCAGAGGGGCTGGAGTTGGAGCGCTTTTCCAGCCAACACGCTTTACTGTACTTGCTGCACCTGCGCCAAGCCGGACTGCAAAACCGCTCCCTGGCCCGGCACCTGGCCACGTTGCGCGGCCTGTTCGCGTTTCTGGTTCGAGAGCGGCTGATCGCCGAGAGTCCGTTGGAGAAACTGGAAAACCCCAAACTGCCCCGCCACCTTCCGGACGTACTCGGGCGGGAGGAGGTCACGGCCCTGCTGGCCCAGCCGAATCTTAACGACAAGCTGGGGTTTCGGGACCGGACCATGCTCGATCTGCTCTACGCCGCGGGGCTGCGGGTCTCGGAACTGATCGGCCTGCGTCCCGGGGACGTGGACCTGCAGGCCGGATTGCTACGGGTCTTTGGCAAGGGCCGCAAGGAACGGGTCGTGCCGATGCACGCCTCGGCCGGGAAATACCTGGACATCTACATCCAGAACTGGCGTCCGGCTTTCAGGCCGAAAACGGATGTCCTGTTTCTAAACCGCTCCGGCAAGGGGCTGACCCGCCAGGGAGTCTGGAAGCTGATCAAGGCCTACGCCCAAAAGGCCGGCATCCGCCAACCCATCTCCCCGCATACCCTGCGCCACTCCTTTGCCACGCACCTGCTGGAAGGCGGGGCCGACCTGCGCACCGTGCAGATCCTCCTGGGCCACGCCGACATCCTGGCCACGGAAATCTACACCCATGTCCAGACTTCGCGCCTGAAAAGCCAACACCAAAAACACCATCCGCGCAGTCGCTCCACAACCTCTCAGCCCCAGCCCAAGCATCCTCCGCGAACCACGCCCCCCCCAACCCCCAAAACCTGA
- a CDS encoding ATP-binding protein codes for MNNGAKESTDEIDAVNFQSEDAPDVSFVSDQEDSAAQIFAATGLKFDPETAALLWSRILQHKWVLSERLGRDVGLKLACIDFIENIDPVTKDARDSKRIQCLREFGAQVIDRAVWETISDSQPPKQVVNNRIIRTLQKADLARKHGVTPPRAIIFFGPPGTGKTHFVKAIAGILQWWYIEISPSVLMEDGQDRLGANLKKIMEKVYDLDETVVFIDEFEEIAGSRDHASRVDKSITNEFLKQVPLLKARNRKNLLICATNYIRQLDAALLRPGRFDCIIPVGSLDEQGRKTIFEHYIERTNCGTVDLDRLVSLTPLFTPADIEYLFQKVRQYAFEQELKLQHDYLVTTETFLEILPSLRPTLTEEIITEFQEDCAEYTRV; via the coding sequence ATGAATAATGGAGCAAAGGAATCAACGGACGAAATAGATGCTGTGAATTTCCAAAGCGAGGATGCCCCAGATGTCAGTTTTGTCTCTGATCAGGAGGATAGCGCAGCGCAAATTTTTGCCGCAACCGGCCTGAAGTTCGATCCTGAAACAGCCGCCTTGCTTTGGTCCAGGATTCTCCAGCACAAGTGGGTACTTTCTGAAAGATTGGGACGCGACGTAGGGCTCAAGTTGGCATGTATCGACTTCATTGAAAACATTGATCCGGTTACCAAGGACGCCAGGGACAGTAAACGTATCCAGTGTCTCCGGGAATTCGGCGCGCAGGTTATCGACCGGGCCGTCTGGGAGACCATTTCCGACTCCCAACCTCCGAAACAGGTGGTGAATAACAGGATTATCCGTACTCTCCAAAAAGCAGATCTCGCCCGCAAGCACGGTGTTACGCCGCCGAGGGCCATTATCTTTTTCGGTCCCCCGGGCACGGGAAAAACCCATTTCGTCAAGGCCATCGCCGGCATCCTTCAGTGGTGGTACATCGAAATCAGCCCGAGCGTTTTGATGGAGGACGGTCAAGACCGGTTGGGGGCCAACCTGAAGAAAATCATGGAAAAGGTATATGACTTGGATGAGACGGTGGTCTTTATTGATGAGTTCGAGGAAATTGCGGGCAGCCGCGATCATGCCTCCCGGGTCGACAAGTCCATCACCAATGAGTTCCTAAAGCAGGTACCTTTGCTGAAAGCGAGGAACCGAAAAAATCTTCTCATTTGCGCAACCAATTATATCCGGCAACTGGACGCGGCGCTACTCAGACCCGGCCGCTTCGACTGCATCATTCCAGTGGGCAGCCTGGACGAGCAGGGACGCAAAACCATATTCGAGCACTATATCGAGCGCACAAATTGCGGAACTGTCGACCTGGACAGATTGGTTTCCCTCACCCCGCTCTTCACTCCGGCGGATATCGAGTATCTTTTTCAGAAGGTACGGCAGTACGCCTTTGAACAGGAATTAAAACTGCAACATGATTATCTGGTCACCACTGAGACATTCTTGGAAATTCTGCCTTCGCTTCGACCGACCCTTACCGAGGAAATAATCACCGAGTTTCAGGAGGACTGTGCGGAATACACCAGGGTGTGA
- a CDS encoding GspE/PulE family protein gives MTTIDHCAFHSHTRLDYSLNDLLPILEQAGELDPERRRIVLDQARQRDIALDDPLSGLDLLLGLKLTRAKAPRERLTEESVLRTLAARFGLEFKRLDVLELDLEVSTRTISEGFARTNLLVPLRIVDGHLEILVHNPFRPELLEDMCRVTTLPLRLFLGTRAEITRLIDDFYQFRQAVKAAEQEFLSASESLANQEQRVRVGDRSDPRSQKHVSKAVDYLLHTALRERASDIHLEPKRDASLVRFRIDGVLHPLYRLPLTVHQAMISRLKGLSRLDISEKRRPQDGRVQLVLDDIRTDVRISTIPVAFGEKMVLRLLSSDTTLKKLDELGMEPDKLALFRSFLARSNSLVLVTGPTGSGKSTTLYSAMKTLAHSGVNVLTLEDPIEMVVDDFNQIGVQPKIGVDFGQVLRHILRQDPDIVMIGEMRDLNTAQEAVQAALTGHLVLSTLHTNDAASSITRLLDLGLDAFLINAALAGIVAQRLVRTLCPHCKVPIQTPEDQAILWRSSGLDAPETVWSGPGCEFCRNTGYLGRTGIHEILPFDEEVQDAVRQDTNLTALRRLVRAKGVASLFQSGIVKVLAGTTTMDEVVRVTGGVNG, from the coding sequence ATGACCACCATTGACCACTGCGCTTTCCATTCCCACACCCGCCTGGACTACAGCCTGAACGACCTGCTCCCCATTCTGGAACAGGCCGGCGAACTGGACCCCGAACGGCGACGGATCGTTCTGGACCAGGCCCGGCAACGGGACATCGCTCTTGATGATCCGCTGTCCGGGTTGGACCTGCTTTTGGGGCTGAAGCTGACCCGGGCCAAGGCACCTCGGGAGCGCCTGACCGAGGAAAGCGTTCTCCGGACCCTGGCCGCCAGGTTTGGCTTGGAGTTCAAGCGGCTGGACGTGCTGGAACTGGATCTGGAGGTCAGCACCCGGACCATTTCCGAGGGCTTTGCCCGGACCAATCTTCTGGTTCCGCTGCGCATCGTGGACGGCCATCTGGAAATCCTGGTCCACAACCCGTTCCGCCCGGAACTTTTGGAAGACATGTGTCGGGTCACGACCTTGCCGCTGCGTTTGTTTCTGGGCACCCGGGCTGAAATCACCCGGCTGATCGACGATTTCTACCAGTTCCGCCAAGCCGTGAAGGCCGCGGAACAGGAGTTTCTCAGCGCTTCGGAGTCCCTGGCCAACCAGGAACAGCGGGTTCGGGTCGGGGATCGATCGGATCCCCGTTCACAGAAGCATGTCAGCAAGGCCGTGGATTATCTTCTGCACACGGCTCTACGGGAACGGGCCAGTGATATCCATCTGGAACCCAAGCGCGACGCTTCCCTGGTTCGGTTTCGCATCGACGGGGTGCTCCATCCCCTTTACCGCCTCCCGCTGACCGTGCACCAGGCCATGATCAGCAGGCTCAAGGGCCTGAGCCGACTGGACATCTCTGAAAAGCGACGGCCCCAGGACGGACGGGTCCAGCTCGTGCTGGACGACATCCGGACTGATGTCCGGATCTCCACCATTCCCGTGGCCTTCGGAGAAAAAATGGTCCTGCGCCTGCTCTCCAGCGACACCACGCTCAAAAAACTGGACGAGTTGGGCATGGAGCCGGACAAACTCGCCCTGTTCCGCTCCTTCCTGGCCCGCTCCAACAGCCTGGTGTTAGTCACCGGCCCCACGGGCAGCGGCAAGTCCACCACCTTGTATTCGGCCATGAAAACCCTGGCCCACTCGGGCGTGAACGTGCTCACCCTGGAGGACCCCATCGAGATGGTGGTGGACGATTTCAACCAGATCGGGGTTCAGCCCAAAATAGGAGTGGATTTCGGCCAAGTGCTCCGGCACATCCTGCGCCAGGACCCGGACATCGTGATGATAGGGGAAATGCGCGACCTGAACACGGCCCAGGAAGCGGTCCAGGCCGCCCTGACCGGCCACTTGGTCCTCTCCACCCTGCACACCAACGACGCGGCCTCTTCCATCACCCGGCTGCTGGATCTAGGGCTGGACGCCTTTCTGATAAACGCGGCCTTGGCCGGAATCGTGGCCCAACGTCTGGTGCGCACCCTCTGCCCGCACTGCAAGGTGCCGATTCAAACCCCGGAGGATCAGGCCATACTGTGGCGAAGCAGTGGCCTGGACGCGCCGGAAACGGTCTGGTCCGGACCGGGCTGCGAGTTCTGCCGCAACACCGGCTACCTCGGCCGCACCGGGATCCACGAAATTTTGCCTTTTGACGAGGAAGTCCAGGACGCCGTGCGCCAAGACACGAACCTCACCGCCCTGCGTCGCCTGGTTCGCGCCAAGGGCGTGGCCAGCCTGTTTCAAAGCGGGATCGTCAAGGTGCTGGCCGGGACGACCACCATGGACGAGGTCGTGCGCGTGACAGGCGGGGTGAACGGGTGA
- a CDS encoding type IV pilus twitching motility protein PilT translates to MSSIKSRFTQIVEQCMRNGISDLHIASGHPLVLRKDGKIHIQKGAGFTGTEVDELVKAIATRGHLAMLRDRWSVDMGLSLAGARLRINIFATTRGLSMAIRFLPGCIPDFESLNLHPSLRDFSRAKSGLVLICGSTGSGKSTTIAAMLEAINNERPAHVVTLEDPVEYRFSTCQAFVEQRELGVHFQTFEQGLTDVLREAPDVIMVGELREAPTIRLTLNASESGHLVIATLHAGNAEEALFRLFNAFPPDAQNLVRHQISTSLVGIVIQHLEFFPSEGFQVPVLSIMRSTPAIRGLIREGRTTQLESAIEMGSEDMMFTSNRYRSEFLANNRQLVSPAASFKPSVIKNAQNEHISPLVNIYAAKDDEITGSPPPSGEPRAMKKSTATDFVARQKAKQTNPNGLVMPENLDEIEEYLETLSNLGEKICSRT, encoded by the coding sequence ATGTCGTCGATAAAATCTCGGTTCACCCAAATCGTTGAGCAGTGCATGCGCAACGGGATTTCGGACCTGCACATAGCGAGCGGACATCCCCTGGTGCTTCGCAAGGATGGAAAGATTCATATTCAGAAGGGGGCGGGATTCACCGGTACCGAAGTCGACGAGCTGGTCAAGGCCATTGCCACCAGGGGACACTTGGCCATGCTCCGTGACCGTTGGTCCGTAGACATGGGGTTATCCCTAGCCGGGGCTCGGCTGCGCATTAATATTTTCGCCACCACCCGTGGTCTGTCCATGGCGATACGTTTTCTGCCCGGATGCATTCCGGATTTCGAAAGCCTAAACCTGCACCCATCCCTGAGGGACTTCAGCCGGGCAAAGTCCGGTCTCGTCCTGATTTGCGGTTCAACCGGCAGCGGCAAGTCCACGACCATCGCTGCCATGCTGGAAGCCATCAATAACGAACGTCCGGCTCACGTGGTCACTCTGGAAGACCCCGTGGAGTACCGCTTCTCCACTTGTCAGGCTTTTGTGGAACAGCGAGAGTTGGGCGTCCATTTTCAAACCTTTGAACAAGGCTTGACGGACGTTCTGCGTGAAGCTCCGGATGTAATCATGGTCGGAGAACTTCGCGAGGCCCCGACCATCCGCCTGACCCTGAACGCCTCGGAATCCGGCCATTTGGTCATTGCCACCTTGCACGCCGGTAACGCTGAAGAAGCTCTTTTCCGTTTATTCAACGCCTTCCCTCCCGACGCCCAGAATCTTGTCCGCCACCAGATTTCCACATCCCTGGTCGGAATCGTCATCCAACACCTGGAATTCTTCCCGTCCGAAGGATTCCAGGTTCCAGTACTTTCCATCATGCGTTCCACCCCGGCAATTCGTGGGTTGATCCGCGAAGGTCGCACCACGCAGTTGGAGTCGGCCATTGAAATGGGCAGCGAGGATATGATGTTCACGTCCAATCGCTACCGATCTGAGTTTCTGGCCAATAACCGCCAACTCGTCTCGCCCGCGGCCTCATTCAAACCTTCAGTGATTAAGAACGCCCAAAATGAGCACATTTCACCACTGGTGAACATATATGCAGCCAAGGACGACGAAATAACAGGAAGTCCGCCTCCCTCCGGCGAGCCTCGAGCGATGAAAAAATCCACAGCAACGGATTTCGTGGCCCGTCAGAAAGCGAAACAAACCAACCCCAATGGCCTGGTCATGCCTGAAAACTTGGATGAAATAGAGGAGTACCTGGAGACCCTGAGCAACTTGGGAGAAAAAATCTGCTCAAGGACTTAA
- a CDS encoding L-serine ammonia-lyase, iron-sulfur-dependent, subunit alpha gives MQSLRELYRYGMGPSSSHTMGPRRAAEMFRARHPQTARVRVTLYGSLSLTGRGHLTDQAVAQGLLPLPCDVIWSEEALAEHPNGMQFEALAADGGSLESWTVFSIGGGELREAGQSGAETPKLYAQTTMKEILDWAESRGKPLWALAEAVEGSDLWDHLGFVWLKMQEAIAAGLDEEGSLPGGLNLQRKARGFLTRVKQLRRSAGRTGLLSAHALAVSEHNAAGGFVVTAPTCGSCGVLPAVLSYLQRDLGLEDEYLLRALATAGLVGNVVKHNASISGAEVGCQGEVGVACAMAAAAAAQLLGGSPHQIEYAAEIGLEHHLGLTCDPILGLVQVPCIERNAFAAIRALAAAEYALLSDGRHLISFDQVVEAMQQTGHDLPSLYRETALGGLAKVYQGARDREQA, from the coding sequence ATGCAGTCATTGCGGGAATTGTACCGCTATGGGATGGGGCCGTCCAGCAGTCATACCATGGGGCCGCGCCGGGCCGCGGAGATGTTTCGGGCGCGTCATCCGCAAACCGCCAGGGTCCGGGTCACGCTGTACGGCAGCTTGAGCCTGACAGGGCGCGGCCACCTGACGGACCAGGCGGTTGCCCAGGGCTTGCTGCCTCTGCCCTGCGACGTGATCTGGAGCGAGGAGGCGTTGGCTGAGCATCCCAATGGCATGCAGTTCGAGGCCCTGGCCGCGGACGGCGGCTCCCTGGAATCATGGACCGTCTTCAGCATCGGCGGCGGGGAGTTGCGGGAGGCCGGGCAAAGCGGGGCCGAAACCCCGAAGCTCTATGCCCAGACGACCATGAAGGAAATCCTGGATTGGGCCGAGTCACGGGGCAAGCCTCTCTGGGCTCTGGCCGAGGCGGTGGAAGGGTCGGATCTCTGGGATCATCTGGGCTTTGTCTGGCTGAAAATGCAGGAGGCTATCGCCGCCGGGCTGGATGAGGAAGGGTCGCTTCCCGGAGGGTTGAACCTGCAACGCAAGGCCAGGGGGTTTTTAACCCGGGTCAAACAACTGCGCCGCTCCGCCGGACGGACCGGGCTTCTCTCGGCCCATGCCCTGGCCGTGTCCGAGCACAATGCCGCCGGGGGCTTCGTGGTCACCGCGCCCACCTGCGGTTCATGCGGCGTCCTGCCCGCTGTGCTGTCGTATCTGCAACGGGATTTGGGCCTGGAGGACGAATACCTGCTGCGGGCACTGGCCACGGCTGGGCTGGTGGGCAACGTGGTCAAGCACAATGCCTCCATTTCCGGGGCAGAGGTGGGGTGCCAGGGGGAAGTGGGCGTGGCCTGCGCCATGGCCGCGGCCGCGGCGGCGCAGCTCCTGGGCGGGTCGCCGCATCAGATCGAATACGCGGCGGAAATCGGCCTGGAGCACCACCTGGGGTTGACCTGCGATCCGATCCTGGGGCTGGTCCAGGTGCCCTGCATCGAGCGCAACGCCTTTGCGGCCATTCGCGCCCTGGCAGCGGCGGAATACGCCCTTCTCTCCGACGGTCGCCACCTGATCAGCTTCGACCAGGTGGTGGAAGCCATGCAGCAAACCGGCCACGACCTGCCCAGCCTGTACCGGGAAACGGCCCTGGGCGGATTGGCCAAGGTCTACCAGGGTGCGCGGGACCGGGAGCAGGCCTGA
- a CDS encoding CBS domain-containing protein, whose product MPTSPKTLITAHNNADFDALAAMVAAGKLYPDAALIFPGSQEKNLRNFFIQSATYLFNFQSMKEIDASAVEQLVVVDTRQRSRVEHVRSVLEQPGLTIHVYDHHPDSEEDLPAQKSVVQPWGSTTAILVREIRKRGLAVSPDEATIMGLGIYEDTGAFTFSSTTTHDFDAASWLLARGMDLDTISDLITRDLSAQQIHLLHAMLGTAAVHEINGIEVVITEVSVDEYVGDFAVLVHKLVDMENIRVLFALARMNDRVHLIARSRRPEVDVGRICGFFGGGGHVYAASATIKDRTLSEIKDELFALLYSHINPQILVRDFMSKPAVTVPEGTTLIQATEIMTRYGLKAIPVVQKDGACVGILEHQLSDRAVGHGLGELTVDEYMQRDVAVLTPENDLYAVMEIILGQRQRLVPVMEDGHVSAVITRTDLITIFIQESARIPEFLLPERKTERNIKSMLRSRLPEPILGLLEHAGALGRDMGVDVYAVGGFIRDILLNRPNLDIDLVVEGDGIGFAQLFSRELDGRIRMHKKFQTAVVILPDGQKVDVATARLEYYQYPTALPTVELSSIKMDLYRRDFTINALAVRLTPDHFGNLVDFFSAQKDIKERTIRVLHSLSFVEDPTRILRAIRFEQRFHFRMDRQTERLIKNAMNLNLFQKLSGRRLFQELRLIMEEREVLACFRRMDGFTLLQVLHPLLRLTDQLETTLGEVERVLNWYRLLYLEPKAQSWKLYFLGLASALDDAQFQILMRRLNFSDKDETSLWGMRRSLDETIHLLSQWQSRNGAISELFFILNQLPLESILFLMARGQKEAIRRNISLFLTQLRTQKVAVTGKDLKAMGLPPGPHYSEILRAVQAAMIDDKAPDRNSQLVLAGKLVDGFKQ is encoded by the coding sequence ATGCCCACATCTCCCAAAACCCTGATCACCGCCCACAACAACGCCGATTTCGACGCCCTGGCGGCCATGGTCGCCGCGGGCAAGCTGTATCCGGACGCGGCGCTGATTTTTCCGGGCAGTCAGGAAAAAAACCTGCGTAATTTTTTCATTCAGAGCGCAACCTATCTCTTCAATTTCCAGTCCATGAAGGAGATCGACGCATCGGCAGTGGAACAACTGGTGGTGGTGGACACCCGACAGCGCTCCAGGGTGGAGCATGTCCGCTCCGTGTTGGAGCAGCCCGGCCTGACCATCCACGTCTACGACCACCATCCGGATTCGGAGGAGGACCTGCCGGCCCAGAAAAGCGTGGTTCAGCCTTGGGGATCGACCACGGCCATTCTGGTCCGGGAGATCCGCAAGCGAGGACTGGCCGTGAGCCCGGACGAGGCCACGATCATGGGACTGGGCATTTACGAGGACACTGGGGCTTTCACCTTTTCCTCCACCACCACCCACGACTTTGACGCCGCTTCCTGGCTCCTGGCCCGGGGCATGGACCTGGACACCATCTCGGACCTGATCACCCGGGACCTGAGCGCGCAGCAGATCCATCTGCTGCACGCCATGCTCGGCACGGCCGCGGTGCACGAAATCAATGGGATCGAGGTGGTGATCACCGAGGTCAGCGTGGACGAGTACGTGGGGGATTTCGCCGTGCTGGTGCACAAGCTGGTGGACATGGAGAATATCCGGGTGCTCTTCGCCCTGGCCCGGATGAACGACCGAGTGCATCTCATTGCCCGCAGTCGGCGCCCGGAGGTGGACGTGGGGCGGATCTGCGGCTTTTTCGGCGGCGGGGGGCACGTCTACGCCGCCTCCGCGACCATCAAGGACCGCACTCTGTCCGAAATCAAGGACGAGCTGTTCGCCCTGCTCTACTCGCATATCAACCCACAGATCCTGGTCCGAGACTTCATGTCCAAGCCCGCGGTCACCGTGCCCGAGGGCACGACCCTGATCCAAGCCACGGAAATCATGACCCGCTACGGCCTGAAGGCCATTCCCGTGGTCCAAAAGGATGGGGCCTGCGTCGGCATCCTGGAGCACCAGCTTTCGGACCGGGCCGTGGGCCACGGTCTGGGCGAACTGACCGTGGACGAGTACATGCAGCGGGACGTGGCCGTGCTCACGCCCGAGAACGATCTCTACGCGGTGATGGAGATCATCCTGGGCCAGAGGCAGCGCCTCGTACCGGTGATGGAGGACGGCCACGTCAGCGCGGTGATCACCCGTACGGACCTGATCACCATCTTCATCCAGGAATCCGCGCGGATTCCGGAGTTTTTGTTGCCCGAGCGCAAAACCGAGCGCAACATCAAGAGCATGCTCCGCTCCCGGCTGCCGGAGCCCATCCTTGGCTTGTTGGAGCACGCCGGAGCCCTTGGCCGTGACATGGGCGTGGACGTCTACGCCGTGGGCGGCTTCATCCGGGACATCCTGCTGAACCGGCCGAACCTGGACATCGACCTGGTGGTGGAGGGCGACGGGATCGGCTTTGCCCAGCTTTTCAGCCGCGAACTGGACGGACGGATCCGGATGCACAAGAAATTCCAGACCGCCGTGGTCATCCTCCCGGACGGCCAGAAGGTGGACGTGGCCACGGCCCGCCTGGAATATTACCAGTACCCCACGGCCCTGCCCACGGTGGAGCTCTCCTCCATCAAGATGGACCTCTACCGCCGGGACTTCACCATTAACGCCCTGGCGGTGCGCCTCACGCCAGACCATTTCGGCAATCTGGTAGACTTTTTCTCGGCTCAAAAGGACATCAAGGAGCGGACCATCCGCGTGCTGCACTCCCTGAGCTTCGTGGAGGACCCGACCCGCATCCTGCGGGCCATCCGCTTCGAGCAGCGCTTTCACTTCCGGATGGACCGTCAGACTGAACGACTGATCAAGAACGCCATGAACCTGAACCTGTTTCAGAAGCTCTCCGGGCGTCGGCTGTTCCAGGAACTGCGTCTGATCATGGAGGAACGCGAAGTCCTGGCCTGCTTCCGGCGGATGGACGGCTTCACCCTGCTCCAGGTGCTCCATCCCCTGCTCCGGCTCACCGACCAACTGGAAACCACCCTGGGCGAGGTGGAACGGGTTCTGAACTGGTACCGCCTGCTCTACCTGGAACCCAAGGCCCAGTCCTGGAAACTCTATTTCCTCGGCCTGGCCTCGGCCCTGGACGACGCCCAGTTTCAAATCCTGATGCGTCGCCTGAACTTTTCGGACAAAGACGAAACATCCCTGTGGGGCATGCGCCGTTCCCTGGATGAAACCATTCACCTGCTGAGCCAGTGGCAAAGCCGCAACGGGGCCATCAGCGAGCTGTTCTTCATCCTCAACCAACTGCCCCTGGAGTCGATTCTGTTCCTGATGGCTCGCGGTCAAAAGGAGGCCATCCGCCGGAACATCTCCCTCTTCCTGACCCAGCTCAGGACCCAGAAAGTCGCGGTGACCGGCAAGGACCTCAAAGCCATGGGCCTGCCACCCGGGCCGCACTATTCCGAAATCCTCCGGGCCGTCCAGGCGGCCATGATCGACGACAAGGCTCCGGACCGGAACAGCCAACTGGTTCTGGCCGGGAAGCTGGTGGATGGGTTCAAACAATGA